In the genome of Deinococcus aquiradiocola, one region contains:
- a CDS encoding alpha/beta hydrolase produces the protein MSKNTHNPALPLWGRVLIGAALGVGAMLGVGWYFADRLVHVRPVRRKAYPTRVLALEEGHGHTHVTLTSTPSTRRPGSLILEWQTPGGTRYAQLGPLLRGNSAGTVRELRETDAPLRLGQRVRASTIGRGTPAQRGMPHLELSIPGDHGPMPAWLVPPVTPAHPVRAGAAQGGTPTLAQAAGTDWVIVTHGYGGLRQDALRILPTLVGPQTGGLSGGLGLTALVITYRNAEGAPPTPERKHRLSAEEWQDLEAAVQFAVEHGARRILLFGFSLGAGISLAFLRYSRLADRVTALLLDSPPLEWRALITHHALRYRVPIPFVLSRVVAWLTVVKSKQDFDAVDHLSVRDTFRTPMLVVHGSIDKTVPVAQVESFVHARPDIVEYHRFEGAQHERAWNQDPARYEAAVKTFVQRVLDTPQATHTTGPQRPEENHHA, from the coding sequence ATGTCCAAGAACACTCACAATCCTGCCCTCCCGCTCTGGGGACGCGTCCTGATCGGCGCGGCCCTGGGGGTGGGGGCCATGCTGGGCGTCGGCTGGTACTTCGCCGACCGGCTCGTGCACGTGCGTCCCGTGCGCCGCAAAGCGTACCCGACGCGCGTCCTCGCGCTGGAGGAGGGCCACGGGCACACGCACGTCACGCTCACCAGCACGCCCAGCACGCGCCGTCCCGGCTCGCTGATCCTGGAGTGGCAGACGCCGGGCGGCACGCGGTACGCGCAGCTCGGGCCGCTGCTGCGCGGCAACTCTGCCGGAACGGTCCGGGAACTGCGCGAGACGGACGCCCCGCTGCGGCTGGGGCAGCGGGTGCGGGCCAGCACCATCGGGCGCGGCACGCCCGCCCAGCGCGGCATGCCGCACCTGGAGCTCAGCATTCCCGGCGATCACGGCCCCATGCCCGCGTGGCTCGTGCCGCCCGTCACGCCCGCCCACCCCGTCCGGGCGGGAGCGGCGCAGGGCGGTACGCCCACGCTCGCGCAGGCGGCCGGGACCGACTGGGTGATCGTGACGCACGGGTACGGCGGCCTGCGGCAGGACGCGCTCAGGATCCTGCCGACCCTGGTCGGACCGCAGACGGGCGGCCTGAGCGGCGGGCTCGGCCTGACCGCGCTCGTCATCACGTACCGCAACGCCGAGGGCGCGCCGCCCACCCCGGAACGCAAGCACCGCCTGTCCGCCGAGGAATGGCAGGACCTGGAGGCCGCCGTGCAGTTCGCGGTGGAGCACGGCGCGCGGCGCATCCTGCTGTTCGGCTTCAGCCTCGGGGCGGGCATCTCGCTCGCGTTCCTGCGCTACAGCCGCCTCGCGGACCGCGTCACGGCCCTGCTGCTCGACTCCCCGCCGCTCGAATGGCGCGCCCTGATCACGCACCACGCGCTGCGGTACCGCGTGCCGATCCCCTTTGTGCTGTCGCGCGTCGTGGCATGGCTGACCGTCGTGAAGAGCAAGCAGGACTTCGACGCGGTCGATCACCTCAGCGTCCGCGACACCTTCCGCACCCCGATGCTCGTCGTGCACGGCTCCATCGACAAGACCGTCCCGGTCGCGCAGGTGGAGAGCTTCGTGCACGCCCGGCCAGACATCGTCGAGTACCACCGGTTCGAGGGCGCACAGCACGAACGCGCCTGGAATCAGGACCCGGCCCGCTACGAGGCGGCCGTGAAAACCTTCGTCCAGCGCGTGCTGGACACCCCACAAGCCACCCATACGACCGGCCCGCAGCGGCCGGAGGAGAACCATCATGCCTGA
- the rpsP gene encoding 30S ribosomal protein S16, which produces MVKIRLSRFGSAHNPHYRIVVADVRRPRDGGYIENLGHYDPRKTSENFLNVNAERAAYWIAQGAQPTQTARRLLKSQGVKVK; this is translated from the coding sequence ATGGTCAAGATTCGCCTGTCCCGTTTCGGTTCCGCCCATAACCCCCACTACCGCATCGTGGTTGCCGATGTCCGCCGTCCCCGCGACGGTGGCTACATCGAGAACCTGGGTCACTATGACCCCCGCAAGACCAGCGAGAACTTCCTGAACGTGAACGCCGAGCGTGCCGCGTACTGGATCGCTCAGGGCGCCCAGCCCACCCAGACCGCCCGCCGGCTCCTGAAGAGCCAGGGCGTCAAGGTCAAGTAA
- a CDS encoding NAD(P)H-binding protein: protein MILVTAATGNVGRELVPQLLQAGQQVRAGTRHPDAASFPQGTDVVRLDFGDPGSVRAAVQGVRAVYLIVPETVDTDALTGSLKAMRDAGVGRVVLQSGFGAQDGGNPLGDAEDAVRASGLAWTILRPNWFMQNYNQMFRKGVRDRDEFAEPTGTHRTSFIDARDIAAAATATLTQAGHEGHAYDLTGPESLDRAAVAEALSAALGRHITYSAVDDDGFVAFMTGTGESDEEEARGIASIYAPIRADRTADVTPDLKRLTGRAGFTVHEFAQHYRHDWER from the coding sequence ATGATTCTGGTCACGGCAGCGACAGGCAACGTGGGGCGCGAACTCGTGCCGCAACTCCTCCAGGCGGGCCAACAGGTCCGGGCAGGCACGCGCCACCCGGACGCAGCGTCCTTCCCGCAGGGGACGGACGTGGTCCGCCTCGACTTCGGCGACCCCGGCAGCGTCCGCGCGGCCGTGCAGGGCGTGCGGGCCGTGTACCTGATCGTGCCGGAAACGGTGGACACGGACGCCCTCACCGGCAGTCTGAAGGCCATGCGGGACGCGGGCGTGGGCCGCGTGGTGCTGCAGTCCGGGTTCGGCGCACAGGACGGCGGCAACCCGCTCGGGGACGCGGAGGACGCCGTGCGCGCCAGCGGCCTCGCGTGGACGATCCTGCGTCCCAACTGGTTCATGCAGAACTACAACCAGATGTTCCGGAAGGGCGTCCGCGACCGGGACGAGTTCGCGGAACCCACCGGAACGCACCGCACGAGTTTCATCGACGCGCGCGACATCGCGGCCGCCGCGACCGCCACGCTCACGCAGGCGGGCCACGAGGGGCACGCGTACGACCTGACCGGCCCGGAATCCCTGGACCGCGCGGCCGTCGCGGAGGCGCTGAGTGCCGCGCTCGGCCGCCACATCACGTACAGCGCGGTGGACGACGACGGCTTCGTGGCGTTCATGACCGGCACCGGCGAGAGCGACGAGGAGGAAGCGCGCGGCATCGCCAGCATCTACGCGCCCATCCGCGCGGACCGCACGGCGGACGTCACGCCGGACCTGAAGCGCCTCACGGGCCGCGCCGGATTCACGGTCCACGAGTTCGCGCAGCACTACCGGCACGACTGGGAACGGTAA
- a CDS encoding ComEA family DNA-binding protein → MIRTPGPAHTAPTQTVPTQTAPAPATAAPTLPAGTMPGRTMTRPGMPMMKLAVNIAPETQIAAVPGVGPKLAAAVVHARPFRNSADLIRRVKGIGPKNYVKLGLDRVFTS, encoded by the coding sequence ATGATACGGACTCCGGGACCCGCCCACACCGCGCCGACCCAGACCGTACCCACCCAGACTGCTCCCGCCCCGGCCACGGCGGCCCCCACCCTGCCCGCCGGAACGATGCCGGGCAGGACCATGACCAGACCCGGCATGCCCATGATGAAGCTCGCCGTGAACATCGCCCCCGAAACGCAGATCGCGGCCGTGCCGGGCGTCGGACCGAAACTCGCGGCCGCCGTCGTGCATGCCCGCCCCTTCAGGAACTCCGCCGACCTCATCCGGCGCGTCAAGGGCATCGGCCCGAAGAACTACGTCAAGCTCGGCCTGGACAGGGTCTTCACGTCCTGA
- a CDS encoding thiolase family protein: MPEAVIVSAVRTPVGRGGKGTLTNTRPDDLAALVMNEAVKRAGIDAALVEDVYLGCAIPEAEQGLNIARLAALRAGMPDTVGGVTVNRFCSSGLQTIAMAAAAVISGQAEVMLAGGVESMSMVPMSGHNPSPNKELVDARPGAYIGMGMTAENVAAKYGISREDQDAFALRSHQRAAAAQDAGKFDAEVIAVPVRVDKVKGTRVTSTVVPFEKDELIRRDANLADMAKVRPAFKMGGSVSAANSSPFSDGAAAVVVMSADKARELGLKPLAKFLGFAVAGVDPELMGIGPVKAIPKVLEQTGLTLGDIDLIELNEAFAAQSLAVIRTLGLDEEKTNVNGGAIALGHPLGCSGAKLATTLIYELGRRGGGKGLVTMCIGGGMGAAGVIEVYPAEVEQATAAD; this comes from the coding sequence ATGCCTGAAGCGGTCATTGTCAGCGCTGTCCGTACCCCGGTGGGGCGCGGCGGCAAGGGAACCCTCACCAACACCCGCCCCGACGACCTCGCGGCCCTCGTCATGAACGAAGCCGTGAAGCGCGCCGGGATCGACGCGGCCCTCGTGGAGGACGTGTACCTCGGCTGCGCCATCCCCGAGGCCGAGCAGGGCCTGAACATCGCGCGTCTCGCCGCGCTGCGCGCCGGGATGCCCGACACGGTCGGCGGCGTGACCGTCAACCGTTTCTGCTCCAGCGGCCTGCAGACCATCGCGATGGCGGCCGCGGCCGTCATCTCCGGTCAGGCCGAGGTGATGCTGGCGGGCGGCGTGGAGAGCATGAGCATGGTCCCCATGAGCGGCCACAACCCCAGCCCCAACAAGGAACTCGTGGACGCCCGGCCCGGCGCGTACATCGGCATGGGCATGACGGCCGAGAACGTCGCCGCCAAGTACGGCATCAGCCGCGAGGACCAGGACGCCTTCGCGCTCCGCAGCCACCAGCGGGCCGCGGCCGCGCAGGACGCCGGGAAGTTCGACGCCGAGGTGATCGCCGTGCCGGTCCGCGTGGACAAGGTCAAGGGCACCAGGGTCACGAGCACCGTCGTGCCGTTCGAGAAGGACGAACTGATCCGCCGTGACGCGAACCTCGCCGACATGGCGAAGGTCCGCCCGGCCTTCAAGATGGGCGGCAGCGTCAGCGCCGCGAACAGCAGCCCCTTCTCCGACGGGGCGGCCGCCGTGGTCGTCATGAGCGCCGACAAGGCCCGCGAGCTGGGCCTGAAACCGCTCGCGAAATTCCTGGGCTTCGCGGTGGCGGGCGTGGACCCGGAACTGATGGGCATCGGGCCCGTCAAGGCCATCCCGAAGGTGCTGGAACAGACGGGCCTGACCCTCGGGGACATCGACCTGATCGAACTGAACGAGGCGTTCGCCGCGCAGAGCCTCGCGGTGATCCGCACGCTGGGCCTCGACGAGGAGAAGACCAACGTGAACGGCGGCGCGATCGCGCTCGGGCACCCGCTCGGCTGCTCCGGCGCGAAGCTCGCCACGACCCTCATCTACGAACTCGGGCGGCGCGGCGGCGGGAAGGGCCTCGTCACCATGTGCATCGGCGGCGGCATGGGCGCCGCAGGCGTGATCGAGGTGTACCCCGCCGAGGTCGAACAGGCGACCGCCGCCGACTGA
- a CDS encoding HAD family hydrolase encodes MLPVRAVIFDLDDTLFDDAGCTLAGLRALAARHPALAALPDDALFARHAALLAALEGEVHAGRLSVEACRERRLAQLLSGVGVPDPDGAEAARTYHAASRAHYRPLPGALDVVQALRAAGVRVGVLTNYPGGVQRAKLDACGLTPHLHASVTTSDAPPKPHPDSYLRACAALDVQAGEAVMVGDNWRNDVAGAVSAGLRAAWFNPARRAAPAPAPHVALHGWTPLDGTLAALLSPPA; translated from the coding sequence ATGCTGCCCGTGCGTGCCGTGATCTTCGACCTCGACGACACCCTCTTCGACGACGCGGGCTGCACGCTGGCCGGGCTGCGTGCCCTGGCGGCACGGCACCCGGCGCTCGCGGCCCTGCCGGACGACGCGCTGTTCGCGCGGCACGCGGCACTGCTGGCGGCACTGGAGGGCGAGGTGCACGCCGGGCGGCTGAGCGTGGAGGCGTGCCGGGAACGGCGGCTCGCGCAGCTGCTGTCCGGGGTGGGCGTGCCGGACCCGGACGGGGCGGAGGCGGCCCGCACGTACCACGCCGCCAGCCGCGCGCACTACAGGCCCCTGCCGGGCGCGCTGGACGTGGTGCAGGCCCTGCGGGCGGCCGGGGTGCGGGTCGGCGTGCTCACGAACTACCCTGGGGGCGTGCAGCGCGCCAAGCTGGACGCCTGCGGCCTCACGCCGCACCTGCACGCCAGCGTCACCACCAGTGACGCGCCGCCCAAACCGCACCCGGACAGCTACCTGCGCGCGTGCGCGGCGCTGGACGTGCAGGCGGGGGAGGCCGTGATGGTGGGCGACAACTGGCGCAACGACGTGGCGGGCGCCGTCTCGGCGGGGTTGCGGGCCGCGTGGTTCAACCCCGCCCGGCGCGCGGCCCCGGCCCCCGCCCCGCACGTGGCCCTGCACGGCTGGACGCCGCTGGACGGCACGCTGGCGGCGCTGCTGTCCCCGCCCGCCTGA